A region of Spiribacter roseus DNA encodes the following proteins:
- the fur gene encoding ferric iron uptake transcriptional regulator has translation MVTQARPASHIPWEISHESDELRRAGLKATAPRLKILRILAGRERAHLAAEEVYQRLHDDGEDIGLATVYRVLTQFAEAGIVIRHNFDSDRAVFELNSGIHHDHLVCVDCGKVEEFKDRVIERRQVDVAAVSGYELHSHSLILYGRCPDCARVARRGDQSA, from the coding sequence ATGGTAACCCAAGCCCGTCCCGCCTCACACATTCCCTGGGAAATCAGTCACGAGTCGGACGAGCTCCGGCGCGCCGGGCTCAAGGCCACCGCACCGCGACTCAAGATCCTGCGCATTCTTGCCGGCCGCGAGCGCGCCCACCTCGCCGCCGAAGAGGTCTATCAGCGCCTCCACGACGACGGAGAGGACATCGGCCTGGCGACGGTCTACCGCGTGCTCACCCAGTTTGCCGAGGCGGGCATCGTGATCCGTCACAACTTCGACAGCGATCGGGCGGTGTTCGAACTCAACTCGGGGATCCATCACGACCATCTGGTCTGCGTCGACTGCGGCAAGGTCGAGGAATTCAAGGATCGGGTCATTGAGCGTCGTCAGGTGGATGTCGCCGCGGTCTCGGGCTACGAGCTCCACAGCCACTCGCTCATCCTCTACGGGCGCTGTCCGGATTGTGCCCGGGTGGCACGGCGCGGGGATCAGTCGGCCTGA
- a CDS encoding outer membrane protein assembly factor BamE translates to MISVYTGKRIVAALLVSAALVGCASTVEELPILYKPEIRQGTLFDEADVDELRAGMTRRQVRFVLGPPTIDDPFTDDRWDYVYEVEPRSADVEAVSRRLTLTFDANGLATARGDFVDADHPLAGTAR, encoded by the coding sequence ATGATTTCAGTATACACCGGCAAACGGATCGTCGCAGCCCTGCTCGTGTCAGCGGCGCTTGTGGGGTGTGCCAGCACCGTCGAGGAGCTGCCCATTCTCTATAAACCGGAGATCCGGCAGGGCACGCTCTTTGACGAGGCCGACGTGGACGAGCTGCGGGCGGGGATGACCCGCCGCCAGGTGCGCTTCGTGCTGGGTCCACCCACCATTGATGACCCGTTTACCGATGACCGCTGGGATTATGTCTATGAGGTGGAGCCACGCAGCGCCGATGTCGAGGCCGTCTCGCGCCGACTGACGCTGACCTTCGACGCCAACGGTCTGGCCACGGCCCGCGGCGATTTCGTTGACGCCGACCACCCACTGGCGGGAACGGCGCGCTAG
- a CDS encoding RnfH family protein, with amino-acid sequence MAADHRHGPDDWIDVEVTYARPDRQWLIALRVQAGTTARAAVEQSGLLDDIPELDIDAAGVGIFAEPVSAETPLAPGDRVEVYRPLQIDPKAQRRHRARAQRHTQKR; translated from the coding sequence ATGGCCGCTGACCACCGCCACGGGCCCGACGACTGGATCGATGTCGAGGTCACCTATGCGCGACCGGATCGTCAATGGCTCATTGCCCTGCGCGTACAGGCTGGCACCACGGCACGGGCGGCGGTTGAGCAATCGGGCCTGCTCGACGACATCCCGGAACTGGATATTGACGCGGCCGGCGTCGGGATATTTGCAGAGCCGGTCAGCGCCGAAACCCCTCTGGCGCCGGGCGATCGCGTCGAGGTCTATCGCCCCCTGCAGATCGATCCCAAGGCCCAGCGGCGTCATCGCGCCCGGGCGCAGCGCCACACGCAGAAGCGCTAG
- a CDS encoding type II toxin-antitoxin system RatA family toxin, whose protein sequence is MTTVSRSAIVRHSAEQMFDLVDDVAHYEDYLPWVKRSRERERTEDRVVGELLFSKAGFEKSFVTRNHRQPGKMIEIRLIEGPFRHLEGFWRFEPMGEGACKVSVDLEFEFSSRLLAMAFGKVFTQVAGTLVDSFVNRADERYGR, encoded by the coding sequence ATGACCACCGTTTCCCGCTCCGCCATCGTCCGGCATTCCGCCGAGCAGATGTTCGATCTGGTCGATGACGTAGCCCATTACGAGGACTATCTCCCGTGGGTAAAGCGCAGCCGCGAGCGCGAGCGCACTGAAGACCGGGTGGTCGGTGAGCTGCTTTTCTCGAAGGCGGGATTCGAGAAGTCGTTCGTCACCCGCAATCATCGTCAGCCCGGCAAGATGATCGAAATCCGCCTCATCGAGGGGCCGTTTCGCCACCTCGAGGGTTTCTGGCGTTTCGAGCCCATGGGCGAGGGGGCCTGCAAGGTTTCGGTGGATCTCGAGTTCGAGTTCTCCAGCCGGCTGCTGGCCATGGCCTTCGGGAAGGTATTCACTCAGGTCGCCGGGACGCTGGTGGATTCGTTCGTCAACCGGGCTGACGAGCGCTATGGCCGCTGA
- the smpB gene encoding SsrA-binding protein SmpB yields MSKKSGKKKPGDGGSSIVVNRRARFEFFIEERFEAGLVLEGWEVKSLRAGRANLTEAYVFIRNGEAYLIGCNLPPLPTASTHIHPDPTRTRKLLLHQKELAKLVGATEQRGYTVVPLDMHWSRGRAKLTIGLAKGKKQHDKRADKKERDWQREKERLLKHRV; encoded by the coding sequence GTGAGTAAGAAATCAGGCAAAAAGAAACCCGGTGACGGCGGCTCGTCCATCGTCGTCAATCGAAGGGCGCGGTTCGAGTTCTTCATCGAAGAGCGCTTCGAGGCAGGGCTCGTGCTCGAAGGCTGGGAGGTCAAGAGCCTGCGGGCCGGACGCGCCAATCTGACCGAGGCGTATGTCTTCATCCGCAATGGCGAAGCCTATCTGATCGGCTGCAACCTGCCGCCGCTGCCAACCGCGTCCACGCACATCCACCCCGACCCCACCCGAACGCGCAAGCTGTTGCTGCACCAAAAGGAGCTGGCGAAGCTTGTCGGCGCGACCGAGCAGCGTGGATACACGGTGGTGCCGTTGGATATGCACTGGTCGCGTGGCCGCGCAAAGCTGACCATCGGGCTTGCGAAGGGCAAAAAACAGCATGACAAGCGCGCCGATAAGAAGGAACGCGACTGGCAGCGCGAGAAGGAACGCCTGCTCAAGCACCGCGTCTAG
- a CDS encoding nucleotidyltransferase family protein, which yields MNKHRALELLKQSKPELEARFGVTRLALFGSTARDATNVGSDVDVLVAFDGPATSKRYFGVQFYLEDLLDCPVDLVTEKALRPELRPFIEHERVNV from the coding sequence ATGAACAAACACCGCGCACTCGAGCTATTGAAACAGAGCAAGCCTGAGCTCGAAGCTCGTTTCGGTGTCACTCGGCTCGCGCTTTTCGGATCAACCGCCCGAGACGCCACGAACGTTGGCAGCGATGTAGACGTACTGGTTGCCTTCGATGGTCCGGCTACCTCTAAACGCTACTTTGGCGTGCAGTTCTACTTGGAGGACCTCCTCGACTGCCCAGTCGACTTAGTGACAGAAAAGGCACTTCGCCCAGAGCTCCGTCCATTTATTGAGCACGAGCGAGTCAATGTCTGA
- a CDS encoding HepT-like ribonuclease domain-containing protein, which translates to MSEGGQRQWRFYLDDMTEFAEKVLAYTDGLDQESFVASGITYDATLRNLELIGEAARHVPHEIRTDRPQIPWRMIIATRNRVIHGYLGIDQDTLWSIIQDDIPELVRVLKDAK; encoded by the coding sequence ATGTCTGAAGGCGGGCAACGTCAATGGCGTTTTTATCTGGACGACATGACTGAGTTCGCCGAGAAAGTACTCGCGTACACCGATGGCCTGGACCAAGAAAGTTTTGTAGCCAGCGGTATAACCTATGACGCAACATTAAGGAATCTCGAATTGATTGGGGAAGCCGCCAGGCATGTACCTCATGAAATTCGCACCGATCGCCCGCAAATCCCGTGGCGAATGATCATTGCCACTCGTAACCGCGTGATACATGGCTATCTGGGTATAGATCAAGACACCCTCTGGAGCATCATTCAAGATGACATTCCCGAGCTCGTGCGAGTCTTGAAGGATGCGAAGTAG
- a CDS encoding type 1 glutamine amidotransferase domain-containing protein, protein MSENVLIVLTSHDQLGDTGKKTGFWLEELAAPYYVLKDAGVSLTLASPMGGQPPVDPSSDAEESHTEATRRFESDAEAQAALASTHRLSEMTADDFDAVFYPGGHGPLWDLAEDADSIRLIETFITQGKPVASVCHAPIVLVGARTEAGEPLVKGREVTGFTNGEEAAVGLTDVVPHRVEDALQACGADYAKADDFAPYVRVDGQLITGQNPPSSAPTAQALLEWLGKR, encoded by the coding sequence ATGTCTGAAAACGTGTTAATCGTCCTTACCTCGCACGATCAGCTGGGCGATACCGGGAAAAAAACCGGCTTCTGGCTCGAGGAACTGGCCGCGCCCTACTATGTGCTCAAGGATGCGGGCGTCTCCCTGACGCTGGCCTCGCCCATGGGCGGCCAGCCGCCGGTGGATCCGTCCAGCGACGCCGAGGAGAGTCATACCGAGGCCACGCGGCGTTTCGAATCCGACGCTGAGGCTCAGGCGGCACTGGCCAGCACGCATCGCCTCAGTGAGATGACTGCCGATGACTTTGACGCCGTGTTCTACCCCGGGGGCCACGGCCCGCTGTGGGACCTGGCTGAAGATGCCGACTCGATCCGTCTGATCGAGACCTTCATCACCCAGGGTAAGCCGGTGGCGAGCGTCTGCCACGCACCGATCGTGCTCGTTGGCGCCCGGACCGAGGCGGGTGAGCCGCTCGTAAAGGGGCGCGAGGTGACGGGCTTCACCAATGGCGAGGAAGCTGCGGTGGGCCTGACCGACGTCGTGCCTCATCGGGTGGAGGACGCCCTGCAGGCCTGCGGTGCCGACTACGCCAAGGCGGATGACTTCGCGCCCTACGTGCGTGTGGATGGACAACTGATCACTGGTCAGAACCCGCCGTCCTCCGCACCGACCGCACAGGCGCTGCTGGAGTGGCTCGGGAAGCGGTAG
- a CDS encoding sensor domain-containing diguanylate cyclase: protein MTDTDMADSLSRCIAQSEYPVCTARLVPEQPGPVVSDLNRAFARLTGCSRAQLLGTRPVPSLAPLGEPALIDALKANLSTDTPCVAVVWGLRRDGIAYQVRWSVLPFSASGGDVDHLVWMHSDVDPALAARQSLLDETQRLQALIESAVVPRSPGAGDAAPRPQPATGSTGDAVPLAAGRPGAGVAFIDHQRRIKRVDAALEAILGRSAEEMIDQDIERFYTLRGEFDRDPSIYRAVFEASRDAVMLMAAEGYFMAVNPAALALFEVHDSGQFLRGYATPAALSPTTQPDGEPSADATQRWTQHALDCGQSLFEWYHETATGRVFPAEVQLSRIDLDDDVIVQMMVRDISEKKAAIKALQQARGQTEAYFHTAPVMILFMDITGAITEINEYGCELIGLPREAIVGTRWFDAFLPAEEKSRLEGVFAALRRGDTQQTEYHENHIVTAKGEKRVIAFRNAPFRDTTGQVTGILASGVDITRQREAEAHLEYRAAHDELTGVWNRWRMTELLNAEMQRVQRHGGVFSLILFDVDHFKWVNDQYGHAAGDTVLKTLAVLVSQRLRRVDALARWGGEEFLVLLPATDEASGYKVAEALRCGVEGADLGVPTPVTISLGVVDCDGHETLRALIKRVDDCMYAGKRAGRNRTVQQEARPD, encoded by the coding sequence ATGACTGACACAGACATGGCTGATTCACTGAGTCGCTGTATCGCGCAGTCGGAATATCCCGTCTGTACCGCCAGGCTCGTTCCGGAACAACCCGGGCCGGTGGTCAGCGATCTGAACAGGGCTTTTGCGCGTCTCACCGGCTGTTCGCGTGCACAGCTGCTGGGGACCCGGCCTGTGCCGTCTCTGGCGCCTCTGGGCGAGCCCGCGCTGATCGACGCCCTGAAGGCCAATCTAAGCACCGATACCCCCTGCGTTGCCGTCGTCTGGGGCCTCCGGCGCGATGGCATCGCCTATCAGGTGAGATGGAGCGTCCTGCCATTCTCCGCCTCGGGCGGCGATGTCGATCACCTTGTCTGGATGCATAGCGATGTCGATCCAGCCCTTGCGGCGCGGCAATCGCTGCTGGATGAAACGCAGAGACTCCAGGCCCTGATTGAATCGGCCGTCGTCCCGCGGTCGCCGGGGGCCGGCGATGCGGCGCCAAGGCCGCAACCGGCCACCGGGTCAACCGGCGATGCAGTCCCGCTCGCGGCCGGCCGCCCCGGGGCGGGTGTCGCGTTCATCGATCATCAGCGGCGCATTAAGCGGGTCGACGCCGCCCTTGAGGCAATCCTGGGGCGATCGGCGGAGGAGATGATCGATCAAGATATTGAGCGCTTCTACACCCTACGGGGGGAGTTCGACCGGGATCCATCCATCTATCGCGCGGTGTTTGAGGCCTCCCGCGATGCGGTGATGTTGATGGCCGCGGAAGGGTATTTCATGGCCGTCAATCCCGCGGCGCTGGCCCTCTTCGAAGTCCATGACTCCGGGCAGTTCCTTCGTGGCTATGCGACGCCTGCTGCCCTATCGCCCACGACCCAGCCTGATGGCGAACCCTCCGCCGACGCCACGCAGCGTTGGACTCAACATGCCCTTGACTGCGGCCAGTCGCTGTTCGAGTGGTATCACGAAACGGCGACGGGCCGTGTGTTCCCGGCGGAAGTCCAGCTGAGCCGGATTGATCTGGATGATGATGTGATTGTCCAAATGATGGTGCGTGATATTTCTGAGAAAAAGGCTGCCATTAAGGCGCTTCAGCAGGCACGCGGTCAGACCGAGGCTTACTTCCATACGGCGCCGGTCATGATCCTTTTCATGGATATCACCGGAGCGATCACCGAAATCAATGAATACGGTTGTGAGCTGATCGGCCTCCCGCGTGAAGCGATCGTTGGCACACGATGGTTTGATGCCTTTCTGCCGGCGGAAGAAAAATCACGCCTTGAGGGAGTTTTCGCGGCGTTGCGGCGAGGAGATACCCAACAAACGGAATACCATGAAAATCACATTGTGACGGCGAAAGGCGAAAAACGGGTCATCGCTTTTCGTAACGCCCCGTTCAGGGACACCACCGGTCAGGTTACCGGCATACTCGCCTCAGGCGTCGATATCACGCGGCAGCGCGAAGCGGAGGCTCACCTTGAATACCGGGCGGCCCACGATGAACTGACCGGGGTCTGGAACCGGTGGCGGATGACGGAGCTTCTGAACGCGGAGATGCAGCGCGTTCAACGGCATGGTGGGGTGTTCAGCCTGATTCTGTTCGACGTGGATCATTTCAAGTGGGTTAACGACCAATACGGCCATGCGGCCGGCGATACCGTACTGAAGACGCTGGCGGTACTTGTCAGTCAGCGGCTTCGCCGGGTTGATGCCCTTGCGCGGTGGGGTGGGGAGGAGTTTCTCGTTCTGCTGCCCGCCACGGATGAGGCGAGTGGTTACAAGGTAGCAGAAGCCCTGCGATGCGGTGTTGAAGGCGCTGACCTCGGTGTGCCAACACCAGTGACCATCAGTCTGGGCGTCGTTGATTGTGACGGTCACGAGACGCTACGAGCACTCATAAAACGCGTGGACGACTGCATGTACGCCGGCAAACGGGCGGGCCGCAACCGGACGGTGCAACAGGAGGCCCGACCGGATTAA
- a CDS encoding SDR family NAD(P)-dependent oxidoreductase, whose product MELEGKTALVTGGGRGIGEGIAIALANAGADVMIADLDIEIARETATRVEETGRRSGAFQVDVSDPESVNELIDSVVAQAGQLDIAVNNAGVLSIGSVDELSIDDWDWIMKVNAKGVFLCSQAELAVMRPRRFGRIINVASIAGKVGFPDLSHYTASKFAVIGFTNAIAKEVAAEGVTVNALCPGIVGTGMWRGEDGLAGRWRHEGETEAESWERHQKTLLPQGEAQTPEDMGQLAVYLATAQHVTGQAMAVDGGFSL is encoded by the coding sequence ATGGAACTGGAAGGAAAGACGGCACTGGTCACCGGCGGTGGACGCGGAATCGGCGAAGGGATCGCCATCGCACTGGCCAATGCCGGCGCCGACGTGATGATCGCGGATCTCGATATCGAGATTGCCCGGGAAACCGCCACCCGGGTTGAAGAGACCGGCCGGCGCAGCGGTGCTTTCCAGGTCGACGTGTCCGACCCGGAATCGGTCAATGAGCTGATTGACAGCGTGGTCGCGCAGGCGGGACAACTGGATATTGCCGTCAACAACGCCGGGGTTCTCAGCATTGGTTCGGTCGACGAACTCTCCATTGATGACTGGGACTGGATCATGAAGGTCAATGCGAAGGGCGTATTCCTCTGCTCGCAGGCGGAGCTGGCCGTCATGCGGCCGCGGCGCTTTGGTCGCATCATCAATGTGGCCTCGATCGCCGGCAAGGTCGGCTTCCCGGACCTGTCCCACTACACCGCGTCGAAGTTCGCCGTCATCGGCTTCACCAACGCGATCGCCAAGGAGGTCGCCGCCGAGGGAGTGACGGTGAATGCCCTGTGCCCGGGCATTGTCGGGACCGGCATGTGGCGCGGCGAGGACGGCCTTGCCGGCCGCTGGCGCCACGAAGGCGAAACCGAGGCCGAATCCTGGGAGCGCCACCAGAAAACATTGCTCCCGCAGGGTGAGGCCCAGACCCCTGAGGACATGGGCCAGCTCGCCGTGTATCTGGCGACCGCCCAGCATGTCACGGGGCAGGCGATGGCCGTCGACGGCGGCTTTTCGCTATAA
- a CDS encoding universal stress protein encodes MQQRILVPVNFTTASARALAVTRAYHPGAVIRLLYVVNPSDIASATANPVINPTHARDERSKAEDEASRRLATWQRDDEEQAVAVGNPAETISDQAKQWKADLIAMGTRSRTGFQQFLHGSATEWLVRHADQPILVVHDVDLAEEQKRHLPPVGDNPA; translated from the coding sequence ATGCAGCAGCGCATTCTGGTACCGGTCAACTTCACAACCGCTTCGGCGCGGGCGCTTGCGGTCACGCGGGCCTATCACCCCGGCGCGGTCATCCGCCTGCTCTACGTGGTCAATCCGAGTGATATCGCTTCGGCGACGGCCAATCCCGTCATTAATCCGACCCACGCGCGGGATGAGCGCAGCAAGGCCGAAGATGAGGCCAGTCGCAGGCTCGCGACCTGGCAGCGCGATGATGAGGAGCAGGCCGTTGCGGTGGGCAACCCGGCGGAGACCATCAGTGATCAGGCCAAACAATGGAAGGCCGATCTGATTGCCATGGGCACGCGCAGCCGGACCGGGTTTCAGCAATTCCTGCACGGCTCGGCGACGGAATGGCTCGTCCGGCATGCCGATCAGCCGATTCTGGTCGTGCACGATGTGGATCTAGCCGAGGAGCAGAAACGCCATCTGCCCCCGGTGGGAGACAACCCCGCCTGA